Proteins encoded together in one Corvus hawaiiensis isolate bCorHaw1 chromosome 15, bCorHaw1.pri.cur, whole genome shotgun sequence window:
- the SRA1 gene encoding steroid receptor RNA activator 1, with protein sequence MAESYVKPGNQERGWNDPPQFSYGLQAQAGGSRRTPLTRRAAPPPAGALPGAPPDPPSAPSDPAAPPPRALGPPPQGAVGAAPRAEGRPSAACPEQEERSVSADTVLAPLRAALDACRATVQKQVCNDIGRRLTVLEDAWAQGKLSAPVRKRMSLLVQELQQQHWDAADEIHRSLMVDHVNEVSQWMVGVKRLIAETRDLPTRETTDGSADTEPTSEPTAEPATETATEPGQEEP encoded by the exons ATGGCGGAGTCCTACGTGAAGCCGG GGAACCAGGAGCGCGGCTGGAACGACCCCCCCCAGTTCTCGTACGGGCTGCAGGCGCAAGCCGGGGGCTCCCGCCGGACCCCGCTCACCCGCCGGGCTGCCCCCCCGCCTGCGGGGGCACTCCCAG GTGCCCCCCCGGACCCGCCCAGTGCCCCCTCTGACCCCGCAGCGCCGCCCCCCCGGGCTCTGGGGCCGCCCCCGCAGGGTGCTGTCGGCGCTGCCCCGCGGGCCGAGGGCCGGCCGAGCGCGGCGTGCCCGGAGCAGGAGGAGCGCAGCGTGTCCGCCGACACCGTCCTCGCCCCGCTGCGGGCAGCCCTGGACGCCTGCCGGGCCACGGTGCAG AAACAAGTGTGCAATGACATCGGGCGGCGGCTGACAGTGCTGGAGGACGCATGGGCTCAGGGGAAGCTGTCGGCACcagtgaggaagaggatgagcCTCCTGGTGCAAG agcttcagcagcagcactgggatgcaGCTGATGAGATCCACCGCTCGCTTATGGTGGACCACGTGAACGAGGTGAGCCAGTGGATGGTGGGCGTCAAGCGCCTCATCGCTGAGACGCGGGACCTGCCCACCAGAGAGACAACAGACGGCAGCGCTGACACCGAGCCCACATCCGAGCCCACAGCTGAGCCCGCAACCGAGACTGCGACCGAGccggggcaggaggagccctgA
- the APBB3 gene encoding amyloid-beta A4 precursor protein-binding family B member 3 isoform X1: MLGKDYMLAIVLVNCDDNLWSDQSLETDPDLPPGWRKICDSLGTYYWHVPTGTTQWQHPARTTSPGGHTEADGEETLQGRECQAPAAKHSAKDRPIPSPMASLSRRHSLSWHGDDFQHSAEPGSKCFAVRSLGWVEIPEEDLAPGKSSIAVNNCIQQLSNSKGQSSAENQGEGQDLVMILKKDTMSLVDPLDRSLIHRQPILNIRVWGVGCNNGRDRDFAFVASDKDTCVLKCHVFHCNVPAKGIAKALHEMCSKIVAERAVASSRLPRAATLEPISAEDLPLQVDILEAVRQSMQTYEALYIGSLPVPRAMGMDVLNEAIEKLTRRPGRENWTPSLIYVSDTAMRVHPAQVGRAQGAVAGAGTALPPGQRTWGAAGPPGRRPGVDGPAGSPQEPEEAAHIWECQVRYVTFLGVGRDAHTFALIVDTGRRFQCAAFWCEPDAGTISEAVQAACMVQYQKCLVAAAPGAKAKSAAGRGRAGPEAAGDAALGAAKAGGGGGGAGAGARKRGLLSFLEVFRLRRALLHSP, translated from the exons atGCTGGGCAAGGACTACATGCTGGCCATCGTCCTGGTCAACTGCGACG ACAACCTCTGGAGCGACCAGAGCCTGGAGACAGACCCTGACCTCCCCCCAGGCTGGAGGAAAATCTGTGACTCTCTGGGTACCTATTACTGGCATGTGCCAACAGGCACGACACAGTGGCAGCACCCTGCACGCACCACTAGCCCGGGAGGGCACACAGAGGCTGATGGAGAGGAAACGCTCCAGGGAAGG GAATGTCAGGCCCCTGCAGCAAAGCACTCAGCAAAGGACAggcccattcccagccccatggcTTCGCTGTCCCGGAG GCACTCACTGTCCTGGCACGGAGATGACTTCCAGCACAGCGCAGAGCCCGGCTCCAAG TGCTTTGCTGTGCGCTCTTTGGGCTGGGTGGAGATCCCCGAGGAGGACCTGGCACCTGGCAAGAGCAGCATCGCCGTCAACAACTGCATCCAGCAGCTCTCCAACAGCAAGGGCCAGAGCTCTGCGGAGAACCAGGGTGAG ggccaggacctaGTGATGATTCTGAAGAAGGACACCATGAGCCTGGTGGACCCCCTCGACCGCAGCCTCATCCATCGCCAGCCCATCCTCAACATCCGTGTCTGGGGTGTTGGCTGCAACAACGGCAG GGACAG AGACTTCGCCTTTGTGGCCAGTGATAAGGACACCTGCGTGCTCAAGTGTCACGTGTTTCACTGCAATGTGCCTGCCAAGGGCATCGCCAAGGCTCTGCATGAGATGTGCTCCAAG ATCGTGGCCGAGCGAGCCGTAGCGAGCAGCAGGCTGCCACGCGCCGCCACGCTGGAGCCCATCTCCGCCGAGGACCTGCCACTGCAAG TGGATATCCTAGAAGCGGTGAGGCAGTCGATGCAGACCTACGAGGCGCTGTACATCGGCAGCCTGCCCGTGCCCAGGGCCATGG GGATGGATGTGTTGAACGAGGCCATCGAGAAGCTGACGAGGCGCCCTGGGCGGGAGAACTGGACGCCGTCCCTCATCTACGTGTCCGACACGGCCATGAGGGTGCACCCGGCGCAGgtggggagggcacagggggCTGTGGCCGGAGCGGGCACGGCGCTGCCTCCCGGACAGCGGACCTGGGGCGCGGCAGGGCCGCCCGGGCGGCGGCCAGGGGTGGATGGGCCCGCGGGGTCCCCGCAGGAGCCCGAGGAGGCGGCGCACATCTGGGAATGCCAGGTGCGGTACGTGACCTTCCTGGGGGTGGGCCGGGACGCGCACACCTTCGCGCTCATCGTGGACACGGGGCGACGCTTCCAGTGCGCGGCCTTCTGGTGCGAGCCCGACGCGGGCACCATCTCGGAGGCAGTGCAGGCCGCCTGCATG GTGCAGTACCAGAAGTGCCTCGTGGCCGCCGCACCGGGGGCGAAGGCGAAGAGCGCGGctggccggggccgggccgggccggaggCCGCGGGGGACGCTGCCCTCGGGGCGGCCAAggcgggggggggcggcggcggggcgggggccggggcccgCAAGCGGGGACTCCTCTCCTTCCTGGAGGTGTTCCGCCTCCGGCGGGCCCTCCTGCACAGCCCGtag
- the APBB3 gene encoding amyloid-beta A4 precursor protein-binding family B member 3 isoform X2: protein MLGKDYMLAIVLVNCDDNLWSDQSLETDPDLPPGWRKICDSLGTYYWHVPTGTTQWQHPARTTSPGGHTEADGEETLQGRECQAPAAKHSAKDRPIPSPMASLSRRHSLSWHGDDFQHSAEPGSKCFAVRSLGWVEIPEEDLAPGKSSIAVNNCIQQLSNSKGQSSAENQGEGQDLVMILKKDTMSLVDPLDRSLIHRQPILNIRVWGVGCNNGRDRDFAFVASDKDTCVLKCHVFHCNVPAKGIAKALHEMCSKIVAERAVASSRLPRAATLEPISAEDLPLQVDILEAVRQSMQTYEALYIGSLPVPRAMGMDVLNEAIEKLTRRPGRENWTPSLIYVSDTAMRVHPAQEPEEAAHIWECQVRYVTFLGVGRDAHTFALIVDTGRRFQCAAFWCEPDAGTISEAVQAACMVQYQKCLVAAAPGAKAKSAAGRGRAGPEAAGDAALGAAKAGGGGGGAGAGARKRGLLSFLEVFRLRRALLHSP from the exons atGCTGGGCAAGGACTACATGCTGGCCATCGTCCTGGTCAACTGCGACG ACAACCTCTGGAGCGACCAGAGCCTGGAGACAGACCCTGACCTCCCCCCAGGCTGGAGGAAAATCTGTGACTCTCTGGGTACCTATTACTGGCATGTGCCAACAGGCACGACACAGTGGCAGCACCCTGCACGCACCACTAGCCCGGGAGGGCACACAGAGGCTGATGGAGAGGAAACGCTCCAGGGAAGG GAATGTCAGGCCCCTGCAGCAAAGCACTCAGCAAAGGACAggcccattcccagccccatggcTTCGCTGTCCCGGAG GCACTCACTGTCCTGGCACGGAGATGACTTCCAGCACAGCGCAGAGCCCGGCTCCAAG TGCTTTGCTGTGCGCTCTTTGGGCTGGGTGGAGATCCCCGAGGAGGACCTGGCACCTGGCAAGAGCAGCATCGCCGTCAACAACTGCATCCAGCAGCTCTCCAACAGCAAGGGCCAGAGCTCTGCGGAGAACCAGGGTGAG ggccaggacctaGTGATGATTCTGAAGAAGGACACCATGAGCCTGGTGGACCCCCTCGACCGCAGCCTCATCCATCGCCAGCCCATCCTCAACATCCGTGTCTGGGGTGTTGGCTGCAACAACGGCAG GGACAG AGACTTCGCCTTTGTGGCCAGTGATAAGGACACCTGCGTGCTCAAGTGTCACGTGTTTCACTGCAATGTGCCTGCCAAGGGCATCGCCAAGGCTCTGCATGAGATGTGCTCCAAG ATCGTGGCCGAGCGAGCCGTAGCGAGCAGCAGGCTGCCACGCGCCGCCACGCTGGAGCCCATCTCCGCCGAGGACCTGCCACTGCAAG TGGATATCCTAGAAGCGGTGAGGCAGTCGATGCAGACCTACGAGGCGCTGTACATCGGCAGCCTGCCCGTGCCCAGGGCCATGG GGATGGATGTGTTGAACGAGGCCATCGAGAAGCTGACGAGGCGCCCTGGGCGGGAGAACTGGACGCCGTCCCTCATCTACGTGTCCGACACGGCCATGAGGGTGCACCCGGCGCAG GAGCCCGAGGAGGCGGCGCACATCTGGGAATGCCAGGTGCGGTACGTGACCTTCCTGGGGGTGGGCCGGGACGCGCACACCTTCGCGCTCATCGTGGACACGGGGCGACGCTTCCAGTGCGCGGCCTTCTGGTGCGAGCCCGACGCGGGCACCATCTCGGAGGCAGTGCAGGCCGCCTGCATG GTGCAGTACCAGAAGTGCCTCGTGGCCGCCGCACCGGGGGCGAAGGCGAAGAGCGCGGctggccggggccgggccgggccggaggCCGCGGGGGACGCTGCCCTCGGGGCGGCCAAggcgggggggggcggcggcggggcgggggccggggcccgCAAGCGGGGACTCCTCTCCTTCCTGGAGGTGTTCCGCCTCCGGCGGGCCCTCCTGCACAGCCCGtag
- the LOC125333560 gene encoding histidine--tRNA ligase, cytoplasmic-like, translated as MRGRGPAMAEEAAVRAQADTVRRLKQDKADPDEIAKEVAKLLEMKAQLGEDEGKHKFVLKTPKGTRDYGPKQMAIRERAFNAIISCFKRHGAEVIDTPVFELKETLTGKYGEDSKLIYDLKDQGGELLSLRYDLTVPFARYLAMNKITNIKRYHIAKVYRRDNPAMTRGRYREFYQCDFDIAGQFDPMIPDAECLKIVHEILSDLQLGDFIIKVNDRRILDGMFAVCGVPDSKFRTICSSVDKLDKVPWEEVRSEMVGEKGLSPEAADRIGEYVQLHGGLDLVERLLQDPKLSQNKLAKEGLGDMKLLFEYLTLFGITEKISFDLSLARGLDYYTGVIFEAVLLHQENEHVEEAVSVGSVAGGGRYDGLVGMFDPKGRKVPCVGVSIGIERIFSILEQRLEASEEKIRTTETQVLVASAQKKLLEERLKLISELWDGGIKAEMLYKKNPKLLNQLQYCEDTGIPLVAIVGEQELKDGVVKLRIVATREEINVRRESLVEEIRIRMSQC; from the exons ATTGCAAAGGAAGTGGCGAAGCTGCTGGAGATGAAGGCACAGCTGGGGGAAGATGAGGGGAAACACAAGTTTGTGCTCAAGACCCCGAAG gGCACGCGGGACTACGGCCCCAAGCAAATGGCCATCCGTGAGAGGGCCTTCAACGCCATCATCTCGTGCTTCAAGCGCCACGGAGCCGAAGTCATCGACACGCCCGTGTTCGAGCTGAAG GAGACCCTGACAGGGAAATACGGTGAAGACTCGAAGCTCATCTATGATCTAAAAGATCAGGGAGgagagctgctgtccctgcGCTATGACCTGACA GTGCCCTTTGCTCGCTATCTGGCGATGAACAAGATCACCAACATCAAGCGCTATCACATTGCCAAGGTGTACAGGAGGGACAACCCAGCCATGACCAGGGGCCGCTACCGCGAGTTCTACCAGTGT gactTTGACATTGCCGGGCAGTTTGACCCGATGATTCCTGATGCTGAGTGCCTGAAGATCGTGCACGAGATCCTGAGTGACCTGCAGCTCGGGGACTTCATCATCAAG GTCAACGACCGGCGCATCCTTGATGGGATGTTTGCAGTTTGTGGGGTCCCGGACAGCAAATTCCGAACCATCTGCTCCAGCGTGGACAAACTGGATAAG gTGCCATGGGAAGAAGTGAGGAGCGAGATGGTGGGAGAGAAGGGGCTCTCTCCCGAGGCTGCGGATCGCATTGGGGAGTATGTCCAGCTCCATG GTGGGCTGGACCTGGTTGAGCGTCTTCTCCAGGACCCAAAGCTGTCCCAGAACAAGCTGGccaaggaggggctgggggacatgAAGCTGCTCTTTGAGTACCTGACCTTGTTTGGCATCACAGAGAAG ATCTCCTTTGACCTGAGCCTGGCACGGGGCCTGGACTATTACACGGGGGTGATCTttgaggctgtgctgctgcatcaGGAGAACGAGCACGTGGAGGAGGCGGTCAGCGTTGGGAGCGTGGCCGGAGGCGGCCGCTATGACGGGCTGGTGGGGATGTTTGATCCCAAGGGCCGGAAGGTGCCCTGTGTGGGGGTCAGCATTGGGATCGAGCGGATCTTCTCCATCCTGGAACAGAGACTCGAG GCCTCTGAGGAAAAGATCAGGACAACAGAGACACAGGTGCTGGTGGCCTCTGCCCAAAAGAAGCTCCTTGAAGAGCGACTGAAGCTCATCTCTGAACTGTGGGATGGTGGAATCAAG GCAGAGATGCTGTACAAGAAGAACCCCAAGCTGCTGAATCAGCTGCAGTACTGTGAGGACACAGGCATCCCTCTTGTTGCCATCGTGGGTGAACAGGAGCTCAAAGATGGAGTTGTCAAGCTGCGCATCGTGGCAACCAGGGAGGAG ATCAATGTTCGCAGGGAGAGCCTGGTGGAGGAGATCAGGATACGAATGAGTCAGTGTTAA